From a single Candidatus Sulfotelmatobacter sp. genomic region:
- the map gene encoding type I methionyl aminopeptidase: MAIVCKSTAEIEKMRASGHIVRQVLDHVRTMVVAGASTMDLERAAEKKIKDLGAKPAFKGYYDYPCVLCTSVNEEIVHGIPSEKRVLQAGDIVSVDCGVVLDGYYGDAAITVPVGNGIKPELQKLLEVTEASLYRGIEQARVGNSVGDVGAAVQEHVEAAGFSVVREFVGHGIGTKLHEEPQVPNFGARGHGAKLREGMVIAIEPMVNYGKPETRVLDDKWTAVTADGSFSAHFEHCVAVTKDGPVILTQ; encoded by the coding sequence ATGGCGATTGTGTGTAAATCGACGGCGGAAATAGAGAAGATGCGAGCGAGCGGCCATATCGTTCGCCAGGTTCTCGATCACGTCAGGACGATGGTTGTGGCCGGCGCTTCGACCATGGATTTGGAACGCGCTGCCGAGAAAAAAATTAAGGATCTCGGGGCTAAGCCCGCCTTCAAAGGGTATTACGATTATCCCTGCGTGCTGTGCACTTCGGTGAATGAAGAGATTGTGCACGGCATTCCGTCCGAGAAGCGGGTGTTGCAGGCAGGCGATATTGTTTCAGTCGATTGCGGAGTGGTACTCGACGGCTACTACGGCGATGCGGCCATTACCGTTCCGGTGGGCAACGGAATCAAGCCGGAGTTGCAGAAGTTGCTGGAAGTAACGGAAGCGTCGTTGTACCGCGGCATTGAGCAGGCGCGGGTCGGAAACTCAGTCGGCGACGTTGGCGCGGCGGTGCAAGAGCACGTGGAAGCTGCCGGATTCAGCGTGGTACGCGAGTTCGTAGGACACGGCATTGGGACGAAGCTACACGAAGAGCCACAGGTTCCGAACTTCGGCGCGCGCGGGCATGGCGCCAAGTTGCGCGAGGGTATGGTGATCGCGATTGAGCCGATGGTGAATTACGGCAAGCCCGAGACCCGAGTGCTCGACGATAAATGGACCGCAGTCACCGCCGACGGCAGTTTCAGTGCGCACTTCGAGCATTGCGTGGCGGTAACCAAAGATGGTCCGGTGATTTTGACGCAGTAA
- the infA gene encoding translation initiation factor IF-1, with protein MSKEDAIEVMAVVLEPLPNAMFRVELENKHQVLAHVSGKMRKNFIRILPGDKVAVELSPYDLNRGRIVYRYK; from the coding sequence ATGAGCAAAGAAGACGCGATTGAAGTGATGGCGGTGGTGCTGGAGCCGCTGCCCAATGCCATGTTCCGGGTGGAGCTGGAAAATAAACACCAGGTGCTGGCGCACGTATCCGGCAAAATGCGCAAGAACTTTATTCGCATTCTGCCAGGGGACAAAGTCGCGGTCGAACTTTCGCCCTACGATCTGAATCGCGGACGAATAGTATATCGGTACAAATGA
- the rpmJ gene encoding 50S ribosomal protein L36, with the protein MKVRASVKKICDKCKVIHRKGVVRVICVNSKHKQRQG; encoded by the coding sequence ATGAAAGTACGAGCATCGGTAAAGAAAATTTGCGACAAGTGCAAAGTCATCCACCGCAAAGGTGTGGTGCGGGTGATTTGCGTCAACTCGAAACATAAACAGCGCCAGGGCTAA
- the rpsM gene encoding 30S ribosomal protein S13, whose amino-acid sequence MARIAGVDLPRQKHINIALTYIYGIGHPRASRLCDEAKVDPMKKVQDLSEEEVNRIRTVIEQEGLVEGDLRKEVSMNIKRLIEIGSYRGFRHRRNLPVRGQRTHTNARTRKGPRKGTVAQKKKATAKT is encoded by the coding sequence ATGGCACGTATTGCAGGCGTCGATCTACCGCGCCAGAAGCACATTAACATCGCGTTGACTTATATCTATGGCATCGGTCATCCGCGCGCCAGCCGCCTGTGCGATGAGGCGAAGGTCGACCCGATGAAAAAGGTGCAGGACCTCAGCGAAGAAGAGGTCAACCGCATCCGCACGGTCATTGAGCAGGAAGGCCTGGTCGAGGGCGATCTGCGCAAGGAAGTTTCGATGAACATCAAGCGTCTCATCGAAATCGGCTCCTATCGCGGATTCCGCCATCGCCGCAACCTGCCGGTCCGCGGCCAACGAACTCACACCAATGCCCGTACCCGTAAAGGTCCGCGCAAAGGAACGGTCGCACAGAAGAAGAAGGCGACGGCAAAGACTTAA
- the rpsK gene encoding 30S ribosomal protein S11 yields MAKPAAAGGAAAAPDKKGKKKTFKKKERKHVPHGLCYVQASFNNTIVTITDMNGNVLSWKSSGSLGFRGSRKGTPFAAQQAASNAANMARDHGVRSVDVRVSGPGSGRESAVRALASSGIEVRSIRDVTPIPHNGCRPPKRRRV; encoded by the coding sequence ATGGCTAAACCAGCAGCAGCGGGCGGCGCAGCCGCCGCACCGGATAAAAAAGGCAAGAAAAAAACCTTCAAAAAGAAGGAGCGCAAGCACGTCCCGCACGGACTGTGCTATGTGCAGGCTTCTTTCAACAATACGATCGTGACCATTACTGACATGAACGGCAACGTTCTGTCGTGGAAGAGTTCAGGCTCGCTCGGCTTCCGCGGATCGCGTAAAGGCACGCCCTTCGCCGCCCAGCAGGCCGCGTCGAACGCCGCCAACATGGCGCGCGATCACGGCGTGCGCAGCGTGGATGTGCGCGTCAGCGGCCCGGGCTCCGGCCGCGAGTCGGCCGTGCGCGCGTTGGCGTCCTCGGGAATCGAAGTGCGCTCCATACGCGACGTCACCCCGATTCCGCACAACGGATGCCGTCCGCCAAAGAGAAGGCGCGTTTAA
- the rpsD gene encoding 30S ribosomal protein S4 — protein MARYTDAVCRLCRREGMKLFLKGAKCFSDKCPIEKRNFAPGQHGKDRKAKIVGYGLQLREKQKAKRIYFTQEGQFRNYFEKAAASQGVTGEKLLQQLERRLDNVVFRLGFAQSRRQARQLVRHGHVAVDNRKVNIPSYEVSAGEEIAIRENSKKLAVLELAKEFASHGTMPNWLEVDRDNYKARVLSLPKREDIQLPVNEQLIVELYSK, from the coding sequence TTGGCCCGTTATACCGATGCAGTCTGCCGTCTATGTCGCCGCGAGGGCATGAAGCTGTTCCTCAAAGGCGCAAAGTGCTTCAGCGATAAATGTCCTATCGAGAAGCGCAACTTCGCTCCCGGACAACATGGCAAGGACCGCAAAGCCAAGATTGTTGGCTACGGCTTGCAGTTGCGCGAGAAGCAGAAGGCCAAACGTATTTACTTTACGCAGGAAGGCCAGTTCCGCAACTACTTCGAGAAGGCCGCGGCCTCGCAGGGCGTAACCGGCGAGAAGCTGCTGCAACAGCTCGAGCGCCGTCTCGACAACGTTGTCTTCCGCCTGGGATTCGCCCAGTCCCGGCGTCAGGCGCGCCAGTTGGTGCGTCACGGCCACGTTGCCGTGGATAATCGCAAGGTGAACATTCCGTCGTATGAAGTAAGCGCCGGCGAAGAGATCGCGATTCGCGAGAACAGCAAGAAGCTCGCCGTGCTCGAACTGGCCAAGGAATTCGCCAGCCACGGCACGATGCCAAACTGGCTGGAAGTCGACCGCGACAATTACAAGGCAAGAGTACTGAGCCTGCCCAAGCGCGAAGATATTCAGCTGCCGGTAAACGAGCAGTTGATTGTGGAACTGTATAGTAAGTAA
- a CDS encoding DNA-directed RNA polymerase subunit alpha, whose product MLWKGFQKPKRLATDTSSLTDKYGMFWAQPFERGFGTTVGNALRRVLLSSIEGAAVTAVKMEGVLHEFQSIPGVVEDATDIILNLKQIPFKLSGDAPKAIYLRADQPGVVTSGMIEADGDVEVLDKDVYIATVSEGGKLDMEMRLKRGRGYTSADKNFDEDLGIGFIPIDSVHSPVRKCNYTVEAARLGQITDYDKLTLEVWTNGSITPADSLGLAAKLLKDHMNIFINFEEEIETGTSSSDDRKPEIHNENLNRSVEELELSVRSYNCLKNANIQTIGELVQKTESEMLKTKNFGRKSLNEIKEILSSMGLSLGMKIDEHGNAVPGPTSNLVLPASAYGPDDQL is encoded by the coding sequence ATGCTTTGGAAGGGTTTTCAAAAACCGAAACGCCTCGCCACCGACACCTCCAGCCTCACCGACAAGTACGGCATGTTCTGGGCGCAGCCCTTCGAGCGCGGCTTTGGCACCACCGTGGGCAACGCCCTGCGGCGCGTGCTGCTGAGCTCGATTGAAGGCGCGGCCGTCACCGCCGTGAAGATGGAAGGCGTGCTGCACGAATTTCAGTCGATCCCCGGTGTAGTCGAGGACGCGACCGACATCATCCTCAACCTGAAGCAGATTCCGTTCAAGCTTTCGGGCGACGCGCCCAAGGCGATCTATCTGCGCGCGGATCAGCCCGGAGTCGTGACCAGCGGCATGATCGAAGCCGACGGTGACGTCGAGGTTCTCGACAAAGACGTCTACATCGCCACTGTCAGCGAAGGCGGCAAGCTCGACATGGAGATGCGCCTGAAGCGCGGACGCGGCTACACCTCCGCCGATAAGAATTTCGACGAGGATCTGGGCATCGGCTTCATCCCGATCGACTCCGTTCACTCGCCAGTGCGCAAGTGCAATTACACCGTCGAAGCCGCGCGTCTCGGCCAGATTACCGACTACGACAAGCTGACTCTCGAAGTGTGGACCAACGGCTCCATCACGCCCGCCGACTCGCTCGGCCTCGCCGCGAAGCTGCTGAAGGACCACATGAACATCTTCATCAACTTCGAAGAAGAAATCGAAACCGGCACGTCGTCGTCCGACGATCGCAAGCCCGAGATTCACAACGAGAACCTGAACCGCTCCGTGGAAGAGCTCGAGCTTTCGGTGCGAAGCTACAACTGCCTGAAGAATGCGAACATCCAGACCATCGGCGAACTCGTGCAGAAGACCGAATCCGAAATGCTGAAGACCAAGAATTTCGGCCGCAAGTCACTGAACGAGATCAAAGAGATTCTTTCCTCTATGGGTTTGAGCCTGGGCATGAAGATCGACGAGCACGGCAACGCCGTACCCGGGCCCACGTCGAACCTGGTCCTTCCGGCATCCGCCTACGGGCCGGACGATCAGCTGTAA
- the rplQ gene encoding 50S ribosomal protein L17: MRHGKAGYKLGRNTSHRRSLLRNLVTSVIVEERIETTVPKAKAAKPIVEKMITLGKRGDLAARRLAASYLMTDEAVVKLFDTVGPRFGDRQGGYTRIIRTAWNKGDGADKAFLELLGSEKILDEKKEKRAEARAKKAAETKKAMEEAEAQAQAEQESAVAESGDKKE, translated from the coding sequence ATGCGTCACGGAAAAGCAGGATACAAACTCGGACGGAACACATCGCACCGGCGCTCGCTGCTGCGCAACCTGGTCACATCCGTGATCGTGGAAGAGCGCATCGAGACCACCGTTCCCAAAGCGAAAGCGGCGAAGCCGATCGTCGAGAAGATGATCACGTTGGGCAAACGCGGCGATCTCGCCGCCCGCCGCCTGGCCGCTTCCTATCTGATGACCGATGAGGCCGTCGTGAAGTTATTCGACACCGTCGGGCCTCGCTTCGGCGATCGCCAGGGCGGCTACACCCGCATCATCCGCACCGCCTGGAACAAAGGCGACGGCGCCGACAAAGCCTTCCTCGAACTGCTCGGGAGCGAGAAAATCCTCGACGAGAAAAAAGAGAAGCGCGCCGAAGCCCGCGCCAAGAAAGCCGCCGAAACCAAGAAAGCCATGGAAGAAGCGGAAGCGCAAGCCCAGGCCGAACAAGAATCCGCCGTCGCCGAGAGCGGCGACAAGAAAGAATAA
- a CDS encoding MFS transporter: protein MPASLPEPQPSAARNIYAFGITSFLNDTATEMAYWVLPAFLISLGAGPAQLGLIEGLAESVASFAKLFSGYLTDRIERRKPLVVAGYFVANAVKPLLAVAGAWWHILLIRFTDRLAKGVRGAPRDVMVAESVPKERLGSAYGLIQSMDSAGAIAGPLAALVLLARFGIRSVFWAAAVPGALCVMVALFGIRETQGRKERPTAEKSGLAPAKKSDTPALTPGTLPNSFYMVLIAVTLFSLGNSSDMFLVMRAQNVGIPVALAPLLGLVFNLTYTLGSWPAGWFSDHFSRRWIAAAGYFIFAGVYYAFGRAPSTLAIWITMAVYGLYYALTQPVLKALVVETVGQNVRGRALGVYFFVTSVATLAASLITGQLWNHYGASIPFYFSAGLAAVSAILLLIAPSGAAKRAAT, encoded by the coding sequence ATGCCTGCTAGCTTGCCTGAACCTCAACCATCCGCTGCGCGCAATATCTACGCCTTCGGAATCACCTCGTTCCTGAACGACACGGCCACCGAGATGGCGTACTGGGTGCTGCCGGCATTTCTGATCTCCCTGGGCGCGGGGCCGGCGCAGTTGGGATTGATCGAGGGACTAGCGGAAAGCGTCGCGTCGTTCGCCAAGCTGTTCTCGGGATATTTGACCGACCGCATCGAGCGCCGCAAGCCGCTGGTGGTCGCGGGATATTTCGTGGCCAATGCAGTGAAGCCGCTGCTGGCCGTGGCCGGCGCGTGGTGGCACATTTTATTGATTCGCTTCACCGATCGCCTCGCCAAGGGAGTGCGTGGAGCGCCCCGCGATGTGATGGTAGCCGAGTCCGTGCCGAAGGAGCGACTCGGATCGGCCTACGGCCTCATCCAGTCGATGGACTCCGCTGGTGCGATCGCCGGGCCGCTGGCGGCCCTAGTGCTGCTTGCGCGCTTTGGAATCCGAAGCGTTTTTTGGGCGGCTGCGGTTCCGGGCGCGCTATGCGTAATGGTGGCGCTGTTCGGCATCCGCGAAACTCAAGGTCGCAAAGAAAGACCCACCGCGGAGAAATCCGGCCTTGCGCCCGCTAAGAAGTCCGATACTCCCGCTTTAACTCCGGGCACGCTGCCTAATTCCTTCTACATGGTGTTGATCGCAGTGACTCTGTTCTCGCTGGGAAACTCGAGTGATATGTTCTTGGTGATGCGGGCGCAGAACGTCGGGATTCCGGTGGCGCTGGCGCCGCTGCTGGGGCTGGTCTTTAATCTCACGTACACTCTGGGCTCGTGGCCGGCCGGCTGGTTCAGCGACCATTTTTCTCGGCGCTGGATTGCCGCGGCCGGATACTTTATTTTCGCCGGAGTTTATTACGCCTTTGGGCGCGCGCCGTCGACGCTGGCCATCTGGATCACGATGGCGGTCTACGGCTTGTACTACGCCTTAACGCAGCCAGTGCTGAAAGCTTTGGTCGTAGAGACCGTCGGCCAAAATGTGCGCGGCCGCGCGCTTGGCGTTTATTTTTTCGTGACCAGCGTGGCGACTTTGGCCGCGAGTTTAATTACTGGGCAATTGTGGAACCATTACGGCGCGAGCATCCCCTTCTATTTCTCCGCGGGACTCGCGGCTGTATCGGCGATTCTGCTCTTGATCGCGCCCAGCGGAGCGGCGAAACGCGCGGCGACATAA
- a CDS encoding VanZ family protein translates to MSTDRHHPLKAWIALILWLIVIAIESTSYLSAQNTSRILYPLLHFLFGVTRARFEPWHFLLRKAGHVFGYGLLSILLFRAWRETLPVVENAKWTFRWANIAVLGTALVASLDEWHQSYIPTRTGTVRDVILDTCAGIGAQIVLLLWMRWF, encoded by the coding sequence TTGAGCACTGACCGCCACCATCCTCTGAAAGCATGGATCGCCCTGATTCTCTGGCTGATCGTCATCGCCATTGAATCGACTTCGTATCTCTCCGCGCAAAATACGAGCCGCATCCTTTACCCGCTGCTGCACTTTTTGTTTGGCGTCACTCGCGCCCGTTTCGAGCCCTGGCATTTCCTGCTTCGCAAGGCAGGACACGTCTTCGGCTACGGCCTGTTGAGCATTCTGCTCTTCCGCGCCTGGCGCGAAACCTTGCCCGTCGTGGAAAATGCAAAGTGGACCTTCCGCTGGGCGAACATCGCTGTCCTGGGGACCGCGCTGGTCGCCAGCCTCGACGAGTGGCATCAGAGTTATATCCCGACTCGCACCGGGACGGTGCGGGACGTTATCCTCGATACCTGCGCTGGAATCGGCGCGCAGATCGTTCTGCTTCTTTGGATGAGGTGGTTCTGA
- the guaB gene encoding IMP dehydrogenase: MIHFPVPEALTFDDVLLLPARSDVIPAQASTQTQLTRNISLNIPVVSAAMDTVTESHMAIALAQQGGLGIIHRNLTIEQQANEVDKVKRSESGMIVDPVTMSPTDRVSDALEVMRKYKISGVPITEHGKLVGILTNRDLRFETRFDIPIDNVMTKKNLITVPVGTTLEDAEKILHQHRVEKLLVVDDRYNLKGLITVKDIQKKLKYPNAAKDSQGRLRVGAAIGATGDFLERAQELAEAKVDVLAIDSAHGHSTKVLDAVKLIKSKLPQLELLAGNVATFDGACELTRAGADGIKVGIGPGSICTTRVVTGAGVPQITAIAEAYRATKDSGVPIIADGGIKYSGDVTKALAAGASAVMIGSLFAGTDESPGELILYQGRSFKSYRGMGSIGAMAQGSSERYFQSTEGDSSASISASDGDSNRLAKLVPEGIEGRVPYRGSVAMIVHQMVGGLKSGMGYCGCATIPELLQKTRFVRISGAGLRESHVHDVMITREAPNYAIE, translated from the coding sequence ATGATTCATTTTCCCGTTCCTGAGGCTCTTACTTTCGATGACGTCCTTCTGTTGCCCGCGCGCTCCGATGTCATTCCTGCGCAGGCCAGCACGCAGACGCAACTCACGCGCAACATCAGCCTGAACATTCCTGTCGTAAGTGCCGCCATGGATACCGTCACCGAATCGCACATGGCGATCGCGCTGGCGCAGCAGGGCGGCCTCGGGATTATTCACCGCAACTTGACCATCGAGCAGCAGGCCAACGAAGTCGACAAAGTAAAGCGCTCGGAAAGCGGAATGATCGTCGATCCGGTTACTATGTCGCCGACCGACCGGGTCAGCGACGCGCTTGAAGTCATGCGCAAGTACAAAATTTCCGGCGTGCCCATCACCGAGCACGGCAAACTGGTCGGCATTCTTACCAACCGCGATCTGCGCTTTGAAACCCGTTTCGATATTCCCATCGACAATGTCATGACCAAGAAAAACCTGATCACCGTCCCGGTGGGAACGACGCTCGAAGATGCGGAGAAAATTCTGCATCAGCACCGCGTGGAAAAACTTCTCGTCGTGGATGACCGCTATAACCTGAAGGGGTTGATCACGGTCAAGGACATTCAGAAAAAACTGAAGTATCCCAACGCGGCAAAAGATTCCCAGGGCCGCCTGCGCGTGGGCGCGGCGATTGGCGCTACTGGAGATTTTCTCGAACGCGCGCAGGAACTGGCTGAAGCTAAAGTTGACGTGCTGGCCATCGACAGCGCGCACGGGCACTCCACAAAAGTTCTCGATGCGGTGAAGCTCATCAAATCGAAATTGCCTCAACTGGAATTGCTGGCGGGCAATGTGGCCACGTTCGACGGAGCCTGTGAACTGACTCGCGCCGGCGCCGACGGCATCAAGGTTGGCATTGGGCCGGGATCGATTTGCACCACCCGTGTCGTGACGGGCGCAGGCGTGCCGCAGATTACGGCTATCGCCGAAGCCTATCGCGCGACCAAGGATTCCGGCGTTCCCATCATCGCCGACGGCGGCATTAAATATTCCGGCGACGTGACCAAGGCCTTGGCCGCGGGCGCGAGCGCTGTGATGATCGGATCGCTGTTCGCCGGCACTGACGAGAGTCCCGGCGAGTTGATACTTTATCAAGGCCGCTCGTTCAAGTCGTATCGCGGCATGGGTTCAATCGGAGCTATGGCGCAAGGATCGAGTGAGCGCTATTTCCAGAGCACGGAGGGCGATTCTTCGGCATCGATCTCGGCTTCTGACGGCGATTCCAATCGCCTCGCGAAACTTGTCCCCGAAGGCATTGAAGGGCGCGTTCCCTACCGCGGTTCCGTCGCGATGATCGTCCATCAAATGGTCGGCGGCTTGAAATCGGGCATGGGCTATTGCGGCTGTGCCACGATTCCTGAACTTCTACAGAAGACACGCTTCGTGCGCATCAGCGGCGCCGGCCTGCGCGAAAGCCATGTGCACGATGTGATGATCACTCGCGAGGCGCCCAACTATGCCATCGAATAG
- the rimP gene encoding ribosome maturation factor RimP, translating to MALDVDRVREIADRVALSSGLEVVEIEILGGGKARMLRVFLDKASAGTDPLAGVTHEDCANFSREFGTILDVEDVMPGSYTLEVSSPGLDRKLIKAADFTRFTGSRVKLTTRQPVDNNRHFEGRLESFSDGRLTLDLSVASHKSRKKMGAAAGEKIEIDFANVEKANLVPEI from the coding sequence ATGGCGCTTGACGTTGATCGTGTGCGGGAAATCGCGGACCGCGTAGCTCTCTCCAGCGGGCTCGAAGTGGTGGAAATCGAGATCCTGGGAGGAGGCAAGGCGCGCATGTTGCGGGTGTTTTTGGATAAGGCCTCGGCTGGCACCGATCCACTGGCCGGGGTCACGCATGAAGACTGCGCGAATTTCAGCCGCGAGTTTGGCACGATTCTCGATGTCGAAGATGTGATGCCGGGCTCGTACACCCTGGAAGTTTCGTCGCCGGGGTTGGATCGGAAGTTGATCAAGGCCGCCGATTTTACGCGCTTCACTGGCAGCCGCGTAAAGTTGACCACGCGGCAACCGGTCGACAATAACCGGCACTTTGAAGGACGGCTGGAAAGTTTTTCGGACGGACGCTTGACGCTGGATTTGAGCGTGGCCAGTCACAAGTCGCGCAAGAAGATGGGTGCGGCGGCGGGCGAGAAAATTGAAATCGATTTCGCCAATGTGGAGAAGGCGAATCTGGTTCCGGAGATCTAG
- the nusA gene encoding transcription termination factor NusA — MASELYNTIDALSREKGIDPQIVVSAVEDAIVMATRKYYKSQENLRAKLDKDTGKINAFAVKAVVETPEQVEDPNLQITVEDARKVDPALEIGGELLIPKVTEGILGRIAAQLAKQVIFQKVREAERDTVYNEYIGRVGEIVNATVKRVEGPDVIFDIGKAEARMPRKEQSRLESFAISERVRVVIARVERASKGPGVVVSRAAPELVQHLFQTEVPEIYDGTVVIRAIAREAGERTKIAVMSKDKDVDAVGACVGMKGMRVQSIIRELRGEKIDIIEYHEDAVTFAEKALQPAKVSRVTIVDSGDKHLEVVVDDSQLSLAIGKKGQNVRLAAKLLGWKIDIKSEEEKRQEVELQMAAMAPQATTPLENVTGLGEGLVEKLSAAGVTTVEALADMTPEQLEAIEGIGPKTVERISLAVNNYFASLEAGVAEAGVAAEGEAAAEDVVAAEPSEVPVEGEQTAVPETTAKTEGTAETEGTAEGTTASRKNNEEHEPNAGSETTE; from the coding sequence ATGGCAAGCGAGCTCTACAACACGATCGACGCACTCAGCCGGGAAAAAGGAATTGATCCGCAAATTGTAGTCAGCGCGGTGGAAGACGCCATTGTTATGGCCACGCGCAAGTACTACAAGTCGCAGGAAAACCTGCGGGCCAAGCTCGACAAGGACACCGGTAAGATCAATGCTTTCGCGGTCAAGGCTGTGGTGGAAACTCCGGAACAGGTCGAAGATCCGAATCTCCAGATCACGGTGGAAGACGCGCGCAAGGTCGATCCGGCGTTAGAGATCGGTGGCGAACTGCTGATTCCCAAGGTTACGGAAGGAATTTTAGGACGCATCGCGGCGCAACTCGCGAAGCAAGTGATTTTCCAGAAGGTGCGCGAAGCCGAGCGCGACACCGTTTATAACGAATACATCGGGCGCGTCGGCGAAATCGTGAACGCGACTGTGAAGCGCGTCGAAGGGCCGGATGTAATTTTCGACATCGGCAAGGCCGAAGCCCGCATGCCGCGCAAAGAACAATCGCGGCTGGAATCGTTTGCCATCAGCGAGCGCGTACGGGTGGTAATCGCCCGCGTCGAGAGGGCTTCGAAAGGACCAGGGGTTGTGGTTTCGCGCGCCGCGCCGGAGTTGGTGCAGCACCTGTTTCAGACCGAAGTTCCGGAAATTTACGACGGCACCGTTGTGATCCGGGCCATCGCGCGCGAAGCCGGCGAGCGCACCAAGATCGCGGTCATGTCTAAGGACAAGGATGTGGATGCCGTGGGCGCGTGCGTTGGAATGAAGGGCATGCGCGTGCAGTCGATCATCCGCGAACTGCGCGGGGAGAAGATTGACATCATCGAGTATCACGAAGATGCTGTCACTTTCGCTGAGAAGGCGCTGCAACCCGCGAAGGTGAGCCGGGTGACGATCGTCGACAGCGGCGACAAGCATCTTGAAGTAGTGGTCGACGATAGCCAGCTGTCTCTGGCGATTGGCAAAAAAGGACAGAATGTCCGCCTCGCGGCAAAGTTGCTCGGATGGAAGATCGACATCAAGAGCGAAGAAGAGAAGCGCCAGGAGGTCGAGCTCCAGATGGCCGCGATGGCGCCGCAAGCGACTACCCCGCTCGAGAACGTGACCGGATTGGGCGAAGGGTTGGTCGAGAAGCTGAGCGCCGCAGGCGTGACTACGGTCGAAGCGCTCGCCGATATGACGCCGGAGCAACTCGAAGCCATTGAGGGCATCGGACCGAAGACGGTGGAAAGAATCAGTCTCGCGGTGAATAATTATTTTGCAAGTCTCGAGGCCGGCGTGGCCGAAGCAGGAGTTGCCGCGGAGGGTGAAGCAGCCGCCGAGGATGTTGTCGCGGCGGAGCCCTCTGAAGTTCCGGTAGAAGGCGAGCAGACCGCGGTTCCTGAAACGACAGCGAAAACCGAAGGCACAGCAGAGACCGAAGGCACAGCAGAAGGAACCACTGCGTCAAGGAAGAACAACGAAGAGCACGAGCCGAACGCGGGCTCGGAAACAACTGAATAG